One genomic region from Bacteroidetes Order II. bacterium encodes:
- a CDS encoding DinB family protein, translating to MQPSKSNLIREIQTTFTQFQIYIESLPEEVLFRKLHPDKWSIAENVEHLNICLNQTNLGLRLPKMLLKLMSGTSQRDSLTYEMLVVAYRNVLKSGGRAPERYQPHETGDRSTLLRAFAVEVELHLKILRSKWKEDQMDMFLVPHPLLGKITVRELIYFTMYHIRHHRQAIEVMVERMYNPGDGMAIEPPLGPRVTAGIG from the coding sequence ATGCAACCTTCTAAAAGTAATCTGATCCGAGAGATTCAGACCACCTTTACGCAATTTCAGATTTATATCGAGAGCCTACCGGAGGAGGTTTTATTCCGCAAACTTCATCCAGATAAATGGTCTATTGCCGAAAATGTGGAACATCTGAATATCTGTCTGAATCAGACCAATCTGGGCCTTCGATTGCCTAAGATGTTGCTGAAACTCATGTCTGGCACATCCCAGCGGGATTCTCTTACCTATGAAATGCTCGTTGTAGCCTACCGGAACGTCTTAAAATCTGGAGGCCGTGCCCCCGAACGTTATCAGCCACATGAAACCGGCGATCGCAGTACCTTACTTCGGGCCTTTGCTGTGGAAGTGGAATTGCACTTGAAGATTTTAAGAAGTAAATGGAAAGAGGATCAGATGGATATGTTTCTCGTGCCCCATCCATTGCTCGGAAAGATCACAGTCCGCGAATTGATTTATTTCACCATGTACCACATTCGACATCATCGCCAAGCGATCGAAGTGATGGTAGAGCGGATGTACAATCCCGGAGACGGTATGGCTATAGAACCTCCCTTGGGGCCGAGAGTGACTGCCGGTATTGGTTGA
- the pnp gene encoding polyribonucleotide nucleotidyltransferase, with protein sequence MNGINQILNLGDGRELSIETGRLAKQADGSVVVRLGDTMVLCTVVVGPPRDGINFFPLTVEYREGFSAGGKIPGGFIKREGRPSEKEILSARLTDRCIRPMFSDGYQDEVQIMLTVLSADGENDSDVIAATGASMALMLSGAPFHGPVAQVRVARIGGEFVPYPTISQLSMSDFDLVVAGTADSVVMVEGEMKEVSEEDMMAALDFGHGVIRGVVQAQLDLVAQVGTIEPKAYTLNLLPEGLVEKVAGLCVHEIDEHLNQPYNKANFYGGIETITQTVVATLLGKTDEEAGTVQADATEEGWTLKQIKEAVGNVEKDVMRKAILNDGRRIDGRSLSDIRPIWCEAGYLPRVHGSAIFTRGETQVLASCTLGTDKDAQSIDQLFENQDRRFFLHYNFPPYSTGEAKPIRGTSRREIGHGKLAERALSYILPSIDDFAYTIRIVCEVLESNGSSSMGSVCSGMMALMDAGVPVKKMVAGIAMGLIAEDDHVAVLSDILGTEDHLGDMDFKITGTEDGITACQMDIKIKSLSRETMATALNQAKAGRLHILNKMRETISEPREDLKPFAPRLTVIEIDADFIGAVIGPGGKVVQGIQRETGTVISIDERNGKGYVTIAAVDGLKAEAAAKIVKGIASKPEVGDEFEGPVTRILEIGPLIEILPGKEALLHVSEMSYEYVKNVEDVVKVGDILKVKLIDVLPDGKLRLSRKPFLEKPEGYVERERSPRPPRRDDRRDDRRGGGGDRRGGGDRRR encoded by the coding sequence ATGAATGGTATTAACCAAATACTGAACCTCGGCGATGGCCGGGAATTATCTATTGAGACCGGACGTTTGGCCAAACAAGCCGATGGCTCGGTTGTTGTCCGTTTGGGAGACACGATGGTCCTCTGTACCGTTGTGGTAGGTCCACCACGAGATGGCATTAACTTCTTCCCCTTAACCGTTGAATACCGTGAAGGCTTTTCGGCGGGCGGGAAGATTCCGGGTGGCTTTATCAAACGTGAAGGACGTCCAAGTGAAAAAGAAATCCTTTCTGCACGGTTAACCGACCGTTGCATTCGTCCCATGTTTTCGGATGGATACCAGGATGAAGTGCAGATTATGCTTACGGTACTTTCTGCCGACGGGGAAAACGATTCTGATGTAATTGCAGCTACGGGGGCTTCGATGGCCCTGATGTTGTCGGGTGCGCCTTTCCATGGACCGGTTGCCCAAGTTCGGGTTGCGCGTATTGGTGGGGAATTTGTGCCCTATCCCACGATCTCCCAATTATCCATGAGCGATTTTGATCTCGTGGTAGCAGGTACTGCCGACTCGGTGGTGATGGTAGAAGGGGAGATGAAGGAGGTGAGCGAAGAAGATATGATGGCTGCATTAGACTTTGGGCACGGGGTAATCCGTGGGGTCGTGCAAGCACAATTAGATTTGGTTGCCCAAGTAGGAACGATCGAACCCAAAGCCTATACTCTCAACCTTTTGCCGGAAGGCCTGGTGGAAAAAGTGGCCGGGTTGTGTGTGCATGAAATAGATGAACACCTGAACCAACCTTATAATAAAGCCAACTTTTATGGAGGCATCGAAACCATCACCCAAACCGTGGTGGCGACTCTACTCGGCAAAACCGATGAAGAAGCGGGTACGGTGCAGGCAGATGCAACCGAAGAAGGTTGGACGTTGAAGCAAATTAAAGAGGCCGTAGGCAACGTAGAAAAAGACGTAATGCGTAAGGCCATTCTGAATGATGGTCGCCGCATAGATGGTCGTTCCCTCTCTGATATCCGCCCGATCTGGTGCGAAGCGGGTTATTTGCCCCGCGTCCATGGGTCTGCCATCTTTACCCGTGGTGAAACACAGGTGCTGGCCTCTTGTACCTTGGGAACCGATAAAGATGCGCAATCCATAGATCAATTATTTGAAAATCAGGATCGTCGCTTCTTTTTGCACTATAATTTCCCGCCTTACTCTACTGGAGAAGCAAAGCCGATCCGAGGCACCAGCCGTCGCGAAATCGGTCATGGAAAATTGGCGGAACGTGCCCTTTCTTATATTCTGCCTTCTATTGATGATTTTGCTTATACCATCCGTATCGTGTGCGAAGTTCTCGAATCAAATGGCTCTTCTTCTATGGGCTCGGTGTGTTCGGGTATGATGGCCTTGATGGATGCAGGCGTTCCGGTCAAGAAAATGGTTGCGGGTATTGCGATGGGGCTGATCGCCGAAGACGACCATGTTGCGGTGTTGTCGGACATTTTGGGTACCGAAGATCACCTTGGAGACATGGACTTCAAAATTACGGGTACCGAAGACGGGATTACTGCGTGCCAGATGGACATCAAAATCAAGTCTCTTTCCCGCGAAACAATGGCAACCGCCCTGAATCAAGCCAAGGCTGGACGTTTGCACATTCTAAATAAAATGCGCGAGACCATTTCGGAACCACGGGAAGACCTCAAACCGTTTGCACCACGCCTTACGGTGATCGAAATTGATGCCGATTTTATTGGCGCGGTGATCGGGCCAGGTGGGAAAGTAGTACAAGGCATCCAACGTGAAACGGGAACTGTGATTTCTATAGACGAACGGAATGGCAAAGGATATGTAACCATTGCCGCCGTGGATGGATTAAAGGCCGAGGCTGCTGCCAAAATTGTAAAAGGTATTGCCTCCAAGCCTGAAGTGGGCGATGAATTTGAAGGCCCTGTCACCCGAATCCTTGAAATTGGGCCTTTGATCGAAATTCTCCCAGGAAAAGAAGCCTTACTTCATGTTTCCGAAATGAGCTACGAATATGTGAAGAATGTGGAAGATGTGGTGAAAGTAGGGGATATCCTCAAGGTGAAATTGATTGATGTGTTGCCAGACGGAAAACTCAGGCTTTCCCGCAAACCTTTCCTCGAAAAACCGGAAGGTTATGTGGAACGGGAGCGTTCACCGCGCCCTCCACGTCGCGATGACCGCCGTGACGATCGTAGGGGCGGTGGTGGTGACCGTAGAGGTGGCGGCGACCGTCGTCGTTAA
- the rpsO gene encoding 30S ribosomal protein S15 — MTKEQIVELVKTYGGDEKNTGKTHVQIAIYTKRIAEITEHLQKNKKDHAARRGLIQLVGKRRNMLDYLHKKDVEQYRQILKDLGIRK, encoded by the coding sequence ATGACCAAAGAACAAATTGTCGAATTGGTGAAAACCTATGGTGGCGACGAAAAAAATACGGGCAAAACCCATGTTCAGATCGCCATTTATACCAAACGCATTGCTGAAATTACCGAGCACCTGCAAAAAAACAAGAAAGATCATGCCGCTCGTCGTGGCTTAATCCAACTGGTAGGGAAGCGCCGGAATATGTTGGATTATCTCCACAAAAAAGATGTGGAACAATATCGCCAAATTCTGAAAGACCTCGGTATCCGGAAATAA
- the ribF gene encoding riboflavin biosynthesis protein RibF produces the protein MTIEEGWEQIRPNPESVLTVGTFDGVHLGHAAIIQFLKQRAGVIGGVSTVVTFDPHPREVLTQQPQGLLSTIRERAVYLEHLGLDRMVVVPFTREFAETPPEEYIRRYLVDKIGLKALVIGHDHRFGRGREGGFSLLRQKGPDFGFETYEIPAQMVSDEVVSSTVIRRYLKKGQVEEATRLLGRPYEVRGVVVVGRKLGRTIGFPTANMFIEHPRKILPANGSYAVTATLESGVHLQGMAYVGRRPSVESNGERGLEVNLFNFSDNLYQQTVKVYFHAFIRPDERFGTLALLQEALKKDEMDCKAYFSSLY, from the coding sequence ATGACAATAGAGGAAGGCTGGGAGCAGATTCGTCCCAATCCGGAAAGTGTTTTGACCGTGGGGACTTTTGATGGGGTTCACCTCGGGCATGCAGCCATTATTCAATTTTTGAAACAGAGGGCGGGTGTGATTGGGGGGGTGAGTACTGTGGTCACCTTCGACCCACATCCAAGAGAGGTACTTACCCAACAACCCCAAGGACTACTTTCAACCATTCGAGAGCGGGCTGTGTATCTTGAACATCTGGGCTTAGACCGCATGGTGGTTGTTCCTTTCACCCGTGAATTTGCAGAGACTCCTCCGGAAGAATACATTCGTCGCTATCTGGTGGACAAAATCGGATTAAAGGCATTGGTGATAGGACATGATCATCGTTTTGGTCGTGGGCGCGAAGGAGGCTTTTCTTTACTCCGCCAAAAAGGCCCCGATTTTGGTTTTGAGACCTACGAAATTCCTGCACAAATGGTCTCGGATGAGGTGGTTTCCTCTACGGTAATCCGGCGTTATCTGAAAAAAGGGCAGGTGGAAGAAGCTACACGGCTGTTGGGAAGGCCCTATGAAGTGCGTGGTGTGGTGGTTGTAGGCCGTAAACTGGGCCGAACCATTGGTTTCCCTACGGCGAATATGTTCATAGAACACCCGCGAAAAATTTTGCCAGCAAATGGTAGCTATGCCGTGACGGCCACCTTAGAAAGTGGCGTCCACCTTCAAGGCATGGCCTATGTCGGAAGACGGCCCTCAGTTGAATCCAATGGCGAACGGGGGCTGGAGGTAAACCTGTTTAACTTTTCTGATAACCTCTATCAGCAAACAGTCAAGGTGTATTTTCATGCCTTTATTCGCCCAGATGAACGGTTTGGCACGCTGGCCTTGTTGCAAGAAGCGTTGAAGAAAGATGAGATGGATTGCAAAGCATACTTCTCCTCCTTATATTAA
- a CDS encoding HlyC/CorC family transporter codes for MNDFADGLLRGLMFHKTKDLPSPALDDPYPSAYLDWAIFSVATPWYFFLEIATFVTLLILSALLSGAEVAFLSLSDREKRRLTEDSSALHRRMLHLVTTPGETLTSILTMNTLANVALVLLGTEITRQFTLQQDILPEWGLFVEVILLVLLLVAFAEIIPKMLAHHFAHAYCRLMSLPVYWTVQLSAPFGRLLAPLSSRINERMNYSNGGLTAEDLKYLADIGEKHGTILAMERDMIHSIAEFNETTVRDVMTSRLDVVALSTDLSFSQVLDLVREHGYSRYPLYESNLDQIVGLVYAKDFLPLMNNAPFPDKVDWQQLMRPEPLYVPESKKISDLLEEFRQKRLHMAIVIDEHGGTEGLVTMEDILEEIVGDIWDELDDEEEILFRKTDNGAFLVGGRMHIDDLQAEIPFTFEEEEEDIQTVAGLFLHRFGDFPQEGDSIALDHLKMTVKKITQHRIDEVFIELLTQTTAPE; via the coding sequence ATGAATGACTTTGCAGATGGCCTTTTACGGGGCCTTATGTTTCACAAAACGAAGGATTTACCTTCTCCGGCTTTGGACGACCCTTACCCTTCTGCTTATTTAGACTGGGCCATCTTTTCTGTTGCAACCCCGTGGTATTTCTTTTTGGAGATCGCCACCTTTGTAACGCTACTCATTCTTTCCGCACTGCTTTCCGGTGCAGAGGTTGCTTTTTTATCCCTTTCCGATCGAGAAAAACGTCGGCTAACCGAAGATTCCTCGGCACTGCACCGCCGGATGCTACACCTTGTTACCACGCCTGGCGAAACCCTCACGTCCATCCTCACGATGAACACCTTGGCCAATGTCGCCTTGGTGTTGTTAGGAACCGAGATCACCCGTCAGTTTACGCTACAACAAGACATTCTGCCAGAATGGGGTTTATTTGTAGAGGTCATTTTACTGGTACTCCTGCTTGTCGCTTTTGCAGAGATCATCCCCAAAATGTTGGCACACCATTTTGCACATGCCTATTGCCGCCTCATGTCTCTTCCGGTGTACTGGACCGTCCAACTAAGCGCTCCTTTTGGACGCCTACTTGCACCCCTATCTTCCCGAATCAATGAGCGGATGAATTATTCCAATGGCGGGTTAACCGCTGAAGACCTCAAATATCTGGCAGACATTGGTGAAAAACACGGCACAATTCTCGCAATGGAGCGCGACATGATCCATTCTATTGCAGAATTCAACGAAACTACCGTTCGGGATGTAATGACGAGCCGATTGGATGTGGTCGCGCTATCCACCGACCTTAGCTTTTCGCAAGTGCTGGATCTGGTCCGAGAGCACGGCTATTCCAGATACCCACTTTATGAATCCAATTTAGACCAGATTGTGGGATTGGTATATGCCAAAGATTTTTTACCTTTAATGAACAATGCTCCCTTTCCAGACAAAGTGGATTGGCAGCAACTCATGCGTCCCGAACCTCTTTACGTACCGGAATCCAAAAAAATCAGCGACCTCTTGGAGGAATTTCGTCAAAAACGCCTGCATATGGCCATTGTAATTGATGAACATGGCGGAACCGAGGGCTTGGTTACAATGGAGGATATTTTGGAGGAAATTGTGGGGGATATCTGGGACGAACTGGACGATGAAGAGGAAATCCTCTTTCGAAAAACCGACAATGGGGCTTTTTTGGTGGGAGGACGTATGCACATAGACGACCTTCAGGCAGAAATTCCGTTCACCTTTGAGGAAGAAGAAGAGGATATACAGACAGTTGCAGGTTTATTCCTTCATCGTTTTGGTGATTTTCCACAAGAGGGTGATTCCATCGCCTTGGATCACTTAAAAATGACAGTTAAAAAAATTACCCAGCACCGCATAGACGAAGTTTTTATAGAACTACTAACCCAAACCACAGCGCCTGAATGA
- a CDS encoding amidophosphoribosyltransferase → MCGIFGIINAADAARKTYYGLHALQHRGQESAGIVTTAYDASRKRLTMPAMRNFGLVTDVFRDDSVFQNKLAGDMAIGHNRYSTSGSSTNAANIQPFVVHYRNGNLAIAHNGNLSNAAQLRQLFDLNGTLFQTTSDTEVMLHLIAQSRQFRQRDQILDALSQVEGAFSLILMTDDKLIAVRDPHGFRPLMLGRIDETHNQGKPAWCVASESCAFDLLGATYVREIQPGEMLVMEKEACQTGNFESYLLKPTSQTAQCIFEYVYFSRPDSRIFGEMVDKVRRKFGKTLAHEAPAPFDPNGKRTIVIPVPDSSNTSAMGYATELNKIYNQEGDRDHFRFEFGLIRNHYVGRTFISPGQDARELKVRLKFNTVEGILKDRIVVMVDDSIVRGTTCRQLVKMVREAGAREVHFRVTSPPVISPCYYGMDFPTPNELFANQFEDIDGMAAWLGVDSLAYLSEEGLLEAVRETNSIPPNYCTACFTNKYPVPVQMPKETEKEAFEFV, encoded by the coding sequence ATGTGCGGAATTTTCGGAATTATCAATGCAGCAGATGCGGCCCGAAAGACCTATTACGGACTTCATGCGCTCCAACACCGGGGCCAAGAGTCTGCCGGCATCGTAACTACGGCCTATGATGCCTCGCGAAAGCGCCTCACGATGCCGGCCATGCGGAATTTTGGATTGGTGACCGATGTGTTTCGGGACGATTCTGTTTTCCAAAACAAACTTGCCGGGGACATGGCCATCGGGCATAACCGATATTCCACCAGCGGATCTTCGACCAATGCCGCCAACATTCAACCTTTTGTGGTGCATTACCGAAATGGAAATTTGGCCATTGCCCACAACGGAAATTTATCCAATGCGGCACAGTTAAGGCAATTGTTCGACTTAAACGGAACCCTCTTCCAAACCACTTCCGACACCGAGGTAATGCTCCATCTGATCGCGCAAAGCCGACAGTTCCGGCAACGAGACCAGATATTGGATGCGCTTTCACAGGTTGAGGGCGCATTTTCTTTGATCCTGATGACCGATGACAAACTGATCGCTGTACGTGATCCGCACGGATTTCGCCCCTTGATGTTGGGACGAATTGATGAGACCCATAACCAAGGAAAACCGGCATGGTGCGTCGCCAGCGAGTCTTGCGCGTTCGATTTATTGGGGGCAACTTATGTACGGGAAATTCAACCAGGGGAAATGCTGGTGATGGAAAAGGAAGCCTGTCAAACAGGTAATTTTGAATCTTACCTTCTTAAACCCACGTCCCAAACAGCACAATGTATTTTTGAATACGTCTATTTTTCCAGACCCGATTCCCGCATTTTTGGCGAGATGGTGGACAAAGTCAGGCGAAAATTTGGCAAAACCCTTGCACACGAAGCACCCGCCCCGTTCGATCCTAATGGTAAACGCACCATTGTGATCCCGGTGCCAGATTCCTCCAACACCTCGGCCATGGGCTATGCCACCGAATTGAATAAAATTTACAACCAAGAAGGTGACCGAGATCATTTTCGGTTTGAGTTTGGTCTTATCCGAAATCATTATGTGGGCCGGACGTTCATCTCCCCCGGACAAGACGCACGCGAACTGAAGGTCCGCCTTAAATTCAATACCGTAGAAGGCATCCTAAAAGACCGGATCGTGGTGATGGTGGATGACTCCATTGTACGTGGTACTACCTGTCGGCAATTGGTCAAAATGGTACGAGAAGCCGGCGCACGAGAAGTCCATTTTCGTGTAACCTCCCCTCCTGTGATTAGCCCGTGCTATTATGGCATGGATTTTCCAACACCTAACGAACTCTTCGCAAACCAATTCGAAGACATAGACGGGATGGCGGCATGGCTTGGGGTTGATTCGCTGGCCTACCTCTCGGAAGAAGGGCTGTTGGAGGCCGTCCGAGAGACCAATTCTATCCCACCTAATTATTGTACAGCATGTTTCACCAATAAATATCCTGTTCCGGTACAAATGCCCAAAGAGACGGAAAAAGAGGCATTTGAATTTGTATAA
- a CDS encoding toxin-antitoxin system YwqK family antitoxin, which produces MKKLFSILILFFCTLDLFGQTILDHSMVQKKSKDGIELTFYEGLPVTGVVTEKYQNGKPKSWQELKDGVTNGLWQEWYENGQLKFNAYWMNGKGHGLWEYYHQNGVLRQEEFYNMDIPVGIFRVFYTNGQLKSKSSWLNGKKHGSWTFYSENGILSRTEQYEDGKLLSTTPSSN; this is translated from the coding sequence ATGAAAAAATTATTTTCTATCCTTATTCTTTTCTTTTGTACCTTAGACTTATTTGGACAAACCATTTTGGATCACTCAATGGTCCAAAAGAAATCCAAAGATGGTATCGAATTGACCTTTTATGAGGGGCTACCTGTTACAGGAGTGGTTACAGAAAAATATCAAAACGGGAAACCAAAGTCTTGGCAAGAGTTAAAAGATGGAGTCACAAATGGCTTGTGGCAAGAATGGTATGAAAACGGTCAACTAAAGTTTAATGCTTATTGGATGAATGGTAAGGGTCATGGCCTTTGGGAATACTACCACCAAAATGGTGTTCTTAGACAAGAAGAGTTTTATAATATGGATATTCCTGTTGGGATTTTTAGGGTTTTTTACACAAACGGGCAGCTGAAATCTAAATCGAGTTGGCTTAATGGTAAAAAACATGGCTCATGGACATTCTATAGCGAGAACGGTATTCTGTCAAGAACCGAACAATACGAAGACGGAAAACTTTTATCTACGACACCATCATCTAATTAA
- a CDS encoding PD40 domain-containing protein yields the protein MFQKNAIIMLYSNSSKNIPIFILLCLLVLLQSSCATILTNNISIPYAEKSIKIPELFAEGVISTKQNSEFDICFSPDGKKAYFTRRVANEKQKIYVTSFVNKRWEKPKIASFSTDRDENPFITPDGKTLYFGSERAIPNRINMGNFDMNIWKVELVDGIWSAPIPLPESINQVQLEKEEWPSSNENSFFSHNGKVFYLATMLRGTQNIELFETKKNDQEFTKLTRIEGLFDEDKYWKSNPVLSPDGKYLVFNAYGTPLGEGGEDIYVAQKTGKGWSKAKSIGKLVNTKNEEGSARFSRDGKYFFFSREEKENPNLDGIWSIYFVETKYLGLNKLFNN from the coding sequence ATGTTTCAAAAAAATGCGATAATTATGTTGTATAGTAATAGTAGTAAAAATATACCTATATTTATATTATTATGTTTATTAGTTTTATTGCAATCTTCTTGTGCAACGATTTTAACTAATAATATTTCGATTCCTTATGCAGAAAAGTCAATAAAAATACCTGAATTATTTGCAGAAGGTGTTATCTCTACAAAACAAAATAGTGAATTTGATATTTGTTTTTCTCCTGATGGAAAGAAGGCTTATTTTACAAGACGAGTTGCAAATGAAAAGCAGAAAATTTATGTTACAAGTTTTGTTAATAAGAGATGGGAGAAACCAAAAATCGCATCATTTTCAACTGATCGTGATGAAAACCCGTTCATAACACCAGATGGAAAAACCCTTTATTTTGGATCAGAAAGAGCCATTCCAAACAGAATAAATATGGGTAATTTTGATATGAATATTTGGAAAGTTGAATTGGTTGATGGAATTTGGAGCGCTCCTATACCATTGCCTGAATCTATTAACCAAGTCCAATTAGAAAAAGAAGAATGGCCATCTTCAAATGAGAATTCATTTTTCTCACATAATGGTAAGGTTTTTTACTTGGCTACTATGCTAAGAGGAACCCAAAATATCGAACTATTTGAAACGAAAAAAAATGATCAAGAATTTACGAAGTTAACCCGAATAGAAGGACTTTTTGATGAGGACAAATATTGGAAATCTAATCCTGTTCTTTCTCCAGATGGTAAATACCTTGTTTTCAATGCTTATGGAACTCCGTTAGGGGAAGGAGGAGAAGACATATATGTAGCCCAAAAAACAGGCAAAGGTTGGTCTAAAGCCAAAAGTATAGGTAAACTTGTTAATACGAAAAATGAAGAAGGATCTGCAAGGTTCTCAAGGGATGGTAAATATTTCTTTTTTTCTAGAGAAGAAAAAGAAAATCCTAATCTTGATGGCATTTGGAGTATTTATTTTGTAGAAACAAAATATTTAGGACTAAATAAATTGTTTAACAATTAA
- a CDS encoding methyltransferase domain-containing protein has product MANPHLLHTLAAIPPGIPVLDLSLTDRLLWLPLAQLGFRVTCIANKPQSAAEEASLASGIKWVTPTPEGVLPVGEEAFEWVIAHRSFDLLRTEAQYLSWVQECHRVLRDGGWMYVCVPAIAPEQPMQNGRADSLAFTAVGLQLYFSGREWAVAEQPYEYEEDGSLFWCAIFRKVGTNTIA; this is encoded by the coding sequence ATGGCCAATCCTCATTTGTTGCACACCCTGGCAGCCATCCCGCCTGGTATTCCGGTATTAGACCTTTCTCTTACAGATCGCCTACTCTGGTTGCCCCTCGCACAACTTGGCTTTCGGGTAACTTGTATCGCAAATAAACCTCAATCAGCGGCGGAAGAAGCGTCTCTTGCTTCTGGAATCAAATGGGTCACGCCAACGCCTGAAGGTGTATTGCCCGTAGGTGAAGAAGCGTTTGAGTGGGTAATTGCCCACCGAAGTTTTGATCTTCTACGTACCGAGGCACAGTACCTGTCTTGGGTGCAGGAGTGTCACCGTGTGCTTCGGGACGGTGGGTGGATGTACGTCTGTGTGCCCGCAATAGCGCCGGAACAACCCATGCAAAACGGACGGGCGGATTCGTTGGCCTTTACAGCGGTTGGGCTACAACTTTATTTTTCAGGCAGGGAATGGGCGGTGGCAGAGCAGCCCTATGAATACGAGGAAGACGGAAGCCTGTTTTGGTGTGCCATTTTCCGAAAAGTTGGCACCAATACCATTGCCTAA
- the hemH gene encoding ferrochelatase gives MPFFQRFLYPNPDSSRYYGQNLAAQTELSNLNDQTRLYEEHGAIFPTRSLEVPSGRRVAVVLLSFGEPRSISEIESFLFHSRFAGRLSAIGKFIFKLRLRKEKQSWLLGLEAMGGGAAYARIRRDLCFMLDEYLNREERYPLKHTYKVYISNSYGDPTHDKVVEQLQQDGIEHVVLLPMYPHFSQSTTGVVLAHFREAIERAGAVFKIALVHEYARHPQYVQALADRICEGISRFPKHIRQDVQLVFAAFGCTTANRSPHDPALILIKETIAALLEAKGISNDWHIGCMSEILSGTKKVGLPGIKQVVTELAGHAKQAVLVVPISFITERFEVSYFLDTVLRAYATEKEVSYYEVSYSPQGNPLFLEALGDMVCRKISAPEKAKAAYRPDDWVLRQQNGATIWIQSWAKHKTSAPSLRQTG, from the coding sequence TTGCCTTTTTTTCAACGGTTCCTATATCCGAATCCCGATAGTTCGCGTTATTATGGGCAAAACCTTGCAGCCCAAACCGAATTGAGCAATCTGAACGACCAAACCCGCCTCTACGAAGAACATGGGGCCATTTTTCCCACCCGCTCTTTAGAGGTGCCGTCCGGGCGTCGGGTGGCTGTGGTGCTTTTAAGTTTCGGAGAACCACGTTCCATCTCAGAAATAGAAAGTTTTTTATTTCACAGTCGCTTTGCGGGCAGGCTATCTGCCATCGGAAAGTTTATTTTTAAGCTGCGCTTACGAAAAGAAAAACAAAGCTGGCTTTTAGGATTGGAAGCAATGGGCGGGGGCGCAGCCTATGCCCGGATTCGTCGAGACCTTTGTTTTATGCTGGATGAGTACTTGAACCGCGAAGAACGGTATCCGCTGAAACATACTTATAAAGTCTATATCTCCAACTCATATGGGGATCCGACGCATGATAAAGTGGTGGAACAACTTCAGCAGGATGGTATCGAGCACGTCGTTTTATTGCCCATGTACCCCCACTTCAGCCAAAGTACCACTGGGGTTGTATTGGCCCATTTTCGGGAGGCCATAGAACGGGCAGGAGCGGTGTTCAAAATCGCGCTCGTTCATGAATATGCCCGTCACCCACAATATGTACAAGCTCTAGCAGACCGCATTTGTGAAGGCATTTCCCGTTTTCCAAAGCATATCCGTCAGGATGTTCAATTGGTTTTTGCAGCATTCGGTTGTACAACTGCCAATAGAAGTCCTCACGATCCAGCCCTTATCCTGATTAAAGAAACCATTGCTGCATTGTTGGAAGCCAAAGGAATCTCTAATGACTGGCACATTGGGTGTATGTCTGAAATCCTTTCTGGGACTAAGAAAGTGGGACTACCCGGCATTAAACAAGTCGTAACCGAACTGGCTGGTCATGCCAAACAGGCGGTGTTGGTAGTTCCCATTTCGTTTATCACCGAGCGGTTTGAGGTAAGTTATTTTTTGGATACTGTTTTGCGGGCATATGCTACAGAGAAAGAGGTCTCGTACTATGAAGTTAGTTACTCACCTCAAGGAAATCCTTTGTTTTTAGAAGCATTGGGTGATATGGTTTGTCGAAAGATTTCCGCACCGGAAAAAGCAAAAGCAGCTTATCGTCCGGATGATTGGGTACTGAGACAGCAAAATGGGGCCACAATTTGGATACAGTCTTGGGCAAAGCACAAAACATCCGCACCCTCGCTTCGTCAAACAGGTTAA